Proteins from a genomic interval of Sphingobacterium sp. SYP-B4668:
- the lpxB gene encoding lipid-A-disaccharide synthase: MKYYIIAGETSGDLHGANLINALKKEDTKAEFRIVGGNQMQIASAQQPLIHTSQMAFMGFVEVLKNLGAIAKNLKTVKQDLQQYRPDAVILIDFPGFNLKIAKFAKKQGIKVCYYISPKVWAWNQRRVYKIKKVVDHMFCILPFEVDFYKKFRMKVDYVGNPLLDAIAQYQFNPTFQKDNLLNERPIIALLPGSRQMEIERILPDMIALYYLFPAHQFVVAGAPNFDESYYRQYIQDLPIKVVFNQTYDLLNNAEAAVVTSGTATLETGILRVPQVVVYKANALSIMIARWVIKVRFISLVNLINNYLSVIELIQDDCNDYTIAKELDLLINNQEHRNSVLENYEVLSQKLGTPGASEKTAKLIVSYLAD, translated from the coding sequence ATGAAATACTATATAATAGCTGGAGAAACTTCAGGAGACCTTCATGGTGCGAACCTGATCAATGCCTTAAAAAAGGAAGATACAAAAGCCGAATTTAGAATCGTTGGTGGTAATCAGATGCAAATAGCTTCTGCGCAGCAACCATTGATCCATACATCTCAGATGGCTTTTATGGGATTCGTAGAGGTATTAAAAAACTTGGGAGCTATTGCAAAAAACCTCAAAACCGTCAAACAAGATCTTCAACAATATAGGCCCGATGCGGTCATCTTAATAGATTTTCCTGGCTTTAATCTCAAAATCGCGAAATTTGCAAAAAAACAAGGTATTAAAGTATGCTACTATATATCCCCGAAAGTATGGGCTTGGAATCAACGACGGGTCTATAAGATAAAAAAAGTAGTTGACCACATGTTCTGCATCCTTCCATTTGAAGTAGACTTTTATAAAAAGTTTCGTATGAAAGTTGATTATGTGGGTAACCCTTTGTTGGATGCTATTGCCCAATATCAATTCAACCCAACTTTCCAGAAAGACAACCTCCTCAATGAACGACCTATAATCGCCTTATTACCAGGAAGCAGACAGATGGAAATTGAACGTATACTTCCTGACATGATTGCTTTGTACTACCTATTTCCTGCACATCAATTTGTAGTTGCAGGAGCACCAAACTTTGATGAGTCGTACTATCGACAATATATTCAGGATCTTCCTATAAAGGTTGTTTTCAATCAGACCTATGACCTTCTTAACAATGCCGAAGCTGCCGTGGTCACGAGCGGTACAGCGACTCTAGAGACCGGAATACTCCGGGTGCCACAAGTGGTGGTCTACAAGGCAAATGCGCTATCAATCATGATAGCACGGTGGGTTATTAAGGTACGTTTTATTTCGCTCGTCAACCTTATCAATAATTATCTATCCGTCATTGAGCTCATACAAGACGACTGCAATGATTATACCATCGCAAAAGAACTTGACTTACTGATCAATAATCAGGAGCATCGCAACAGTGTTCTGGAGAATTATGAGGTCCTGTCTCAAAAGCTCGGCACCCCAGGTGCTTCCGAAAAAACCGCCAAACTAATTGTCAGCTATTTAGCGGATTAA
- a CDS encoding porin encodes MQLLKITKNPLLKTGILCSMLAMCGLTEAQERDDRATILNFKGIQFTSKDSLFYTNFRFRMQNRIKYTNTLDGEQNDEWEARVRRLRMRIDGYIYTPKISYSVQLAFTRGDQDFDDSGIPNIVRDAIIFYNFSDDFYIGIGQNKLPGNRQRVNSSGQLQFAERSIVNANFSVDRDFGLSANLSKKIGDMPINLKGAISTGEGRAVNTTDNGLAYTGRVEFLPLGEFTNAGDYSEGDLEREETPKLSIGGGYSYNSKTTRLSGQTGAFVKNAKDLSTVFADAIFKYNGFAYQAEYMQRNVNDPFNKNMEDEQVYVYKGFGINQQISYLFNKGYEIAGRYTYVEPHKDIRQFEKKTEILEAGLTKYMKAHRLKFQLNGNYLVKDGHYDNSMDNNKWGFTFQVELGI; translated from the coding sequence ATGCAACTTTTAAAGATTACCAAGAACCCACTATTAAAAACAGGAATCTTATGTTCCATGCTCGCAATGTGTGGACTTACAGAGGCACAAGAGCGTGATGATAGGGCAACCATCCTCAATTTTAAAGGTATACAGTTCACGAGTAAAGACTCTCTATTCTATACCAATTTTAGATTTAGGATGCAGAATAGGATAAAATATACCAACACCTTAGATGGTGAGCAAAACGATGAATGGGAGGCGCGCGTAAGACGTCTTCGTATGCGTATAGATGGGTATATTTATACACCAAAGATCAGCTATTCAGTTCAACTGGCCTTTACACGTGGCGATCAGGATTTTGACGATTCAGGAATTCCTAATATTGTCCGAGATGCGATTATCTTCTATAATTTCAGTGACGATTTTTATATCGGTATCGGGCAGAACAAACTTCCAGGCAACAGACAGCGAGTAAATTCTTCCGGCCAACTCCAATTTGCAGAACGTTCTATTGTCAACGCTAACTTTTCAGTAGATCGAGATTTTGGACTTTCAGCCAATCTATCTAAGAAGATTGGAGATATGCCAATCAACCTAAAGGGAGCTATCTCAACGGGAGAAGGAAGAGCTGTCAATACAACAGACAATGGCCTGGCTTATACTGGCCGTGTAGAATTCCTGCCCTTAGGCGAATTTACGAATGCAGGTGATTACTCTGAAGGGGACTTGGAAAGAGAAGAAACACCTAAACTATCTATAGGAGGTGGTTACAGTTATAATAGTAAAACGACAAGATTAAGTGGTCAGACTGGAGCGTTTGTTAAAAATGCAAAAGATCTAAGCACTGTATTTGCCGATGCAATATTCAAGTACAATGGATTTGCCTACCAAGCGGAGTACATGCAGCGGAATGTCAATGACCCGTTCAACAAGAACATGGAAGATGAGCAAGTATATGTTTACAAAGGATTTGGTATCAATCAACAAATCAGCTATTTATTCAACAAGGGATATGAAATTGCAGGACGCTACACCTATGTTGAGCCACATAAAGATATTCGTCAGTTTGAGAAAAAAACTGAAATTTTAGAAGCAGGTCTTACTAAATACATGAAGGCACACCGTCTAAAATTCCAACTAAATGGGAACTATCTAGTTAAAGATGGTCACTATGATAATTCAATGGACAACAACAAATGGGGATTTACATTCCAAGTGGAACTCGGAATCTAA
- a CDS encoding agmatine deiminase family protein encodes MNTDIDVSTTPKALGFSFPAEWAQQEAMWLSWPHKEESWPGKLETIYMPYAQFVKVVAETQKVRINVADEVMKSNAIQYLHAVSANLPNVEFFLNPTNDAWCRDHGPAFLLNPLSGEKAIVDWGYNAWGDKYPPYDLDDVIPTRIAKNFGLKLFTPPIVMEGGSVEFNGAGTILTTTSCLLNKNRNPHLTKDQIEQYLLEYYGQQQVLWLGDGIVGDDTDGHIDDITRFVNEDTVVTVVESNPLDENYHLLQENLETLKSFRLLDGRPLNIVKLPMPSPVIYDDTRLPASYANFYIGNDVVVMPTFKDVNDQIALDILKTCFPTRNVVGIDSVDIIWGLGSFHCLSQQEPAI; translated from the coding sequence GTGAATACCGATATAGACGTATCAACAACGCCTAAAGCATTAGGATTTTCTTTTCCTGCAGAATGGGCACAACAAGAGGCAATGTGGCTTAGTTGGCCGCATAAAGAAGAATCGTGGCCAGGTAAATTGGAAACAATATATATGCCCTACGCCCAATTTGTCAAAGTAGTCGCCGAAACGCAAAAGGTGCGAATCAATGTGGCGGATGAAGTGATGAAGTCAAACGCTATACAGTATCTACATGCTGTCAGCGCGAATCTACCTAATGTAGAGTTTTTCTTAAATCCAACGAATGACGCCTGGTGCCGTGACCATGGCCCCGCATTTTTGTTGAATCCACTATCAGGAGAAAAGGCAATCGTTGACTGGGGCTACAATGCTTGGGGCGACAAATATCCTCCATATGATCTTGATGATGTAATTCCAACGAGAATCGCCAAAAACTTTGGTCTTAAACTCTTCACTCCCCCTATTGTTATGGAAGGTGGTTCGGTAGAGTTCAATGGCGCAGGCACTATATTGACCACCACCTCATGCCTTCTGAATAAAAATCGTAACCCGCATCTAACAAAGGATCAGATCGAACAGTACTTATTGGAATATTATGGTCAGCAACAGGTGCTTTGGTTGGGTGATGGTATTGTGGGGGACGACACGGATGGTCATATTGATGACATCACCAGATTTGTCAATGAAGATACGGTCGTTACTGTGGTTGAGTCCAATCCATTGGATGAAAACTATCATTTGCTTCAAGAGAATCTAGAAACGCTAAAGTCATTTAGATTATTAGATGGCAGACCACTGAATATAGTCAAACTACCTATGCCCTCTCCTGTCATCTATGACGATACTAGACTGCCAGCGTCATATGCCAACTTCTATATTGGCAATGATGTGGTCGTCATGCCTACATTCAAAGACGTGAATGACCAAATAGCATTGGATATATTGAAAACATGTTTTCCTACACGCAATGTCGTAGGTATTGACTCGGTAGATATCATTTGGGGACTAGGAAGCTTTCATTGTTTAAGTCAACAGGAACCCGCAATATAA